One segment of Theobroma cacao cultivar B97-61/B2 chromosome 9, Criollo_cocoa_genome_V2, whole genome shotgun sequence DNA contains the following:
- the LOC18589811 gene encoding extensin-2 yields MAKIWPHLAYALALWLLINNAAADDEPYNAPPPYYQEKPPPYYYKSPNLPPYMYMSPPPPPYKYKSPPPPPYVYKSPPPPPYVYKSPPPPPYKYESPPPPPYKYESPPPPPYKYESPPPPPYKYESPPPPPYKYESPPPPPYVYKSPPPPPYIYKSPPPPPYVYESPPPPPYIYKSPPPPPYVYKSPPPPPYEYKSPPPYIYKSPPPPPYIYKSPPPPPYVYKSPPPPPYEYKSPPPPPYIYKSPPPPPYIYKSPPPPPYVYKSPPPPPYEYNSPPPLPYIYKSPPPPPYMYKSPPPPPYVYTSPPPPPYIYKSPPPPYYK; encoded by the coding sequence ATGGCCAAAATTTGGCCACACCTGGCCTATGCCTTGGCATTGTGGTTGCTGATCAACAACGCAGCTGCCGATGATGAGCCTTACAATGCACCACCGCCCTACTACCAGGAGAAACCACCTCCTTATTATTATAAGTCGCCGAATCTTCCTCCGTACATGTACATGTCACCTCCACCTCCTCCATATAAGTATAAGTCACCACCTCCTCCTCCATATGTTTACAAATCACCTCCTCCACCTCCATATGTATACAAgtcaccaccaccacctccaTATAAGTATGAGTCACCACCACCTCCTCCATATAAGTATGAGTCACCTCCACCTCCTCCATATAAGTATGAGTCCCCACCACCTCCTCCATATAAGTATGAGTCACCTCCACCTCCTCCATATAAGTATGAGTCGCCACCACCTCCTCCATATGTGTACAAgtcaccaccaccacctccaTACATTTATAAGTCACCTCCACCTCCTCCATATGTATACGAATCACCTCCACCTCCTCCATACATTTATAAATCACCACCACCTCCTCCATATGTTTACAAGTCACCTCCACCTCCTCCATATGAGTACAAGTCACCACCTCCATACATTTATAAGTCACCTCCACCTCCTCCATACATTTATAAATCACCACCACCTCCTCCATATGTGTACAAGTCACCCCCACCTCCTCCATATGAGTACAAgtcaccaccaccacctccaTACATTTATAAGTCACCTCCACCTCCTCCATACATTTATAAATCACCACCTCCTCCTCCATACGTGTACAAATCACCACCACCTCCACCATACGAGTATAACTCACCTCCTCCTCTTCCATACATTTACAAGTCACCTCCACCTCCACCATACATGTACAAgtcaccaccaccacctccaTACGTGTACACGTCACCTCCACCTCCACCATACATTTACAAgtcaccaccaccaccatatTACAAGTAA
- the LOC18589809 gene encoding arogenate dehydrogenase 2, chloroplastic — translation MSSSSDSFSSQTLNIGIVGFGTFGQFLAKTMIQQGHTISATSRTDYSQLCHQLGISFFRDVAAFVEADNDVILLSTSILSLSKMLKSIPFRCLKRRTLFVDVLSVKEHPRDVLLQVLPEEMDLLCTHPMFGPESGKSGWEDLVLMYDKVRVRDEATCSSFLRIFERQGCRMMQMSCEEHDRLAARSQFLTHAIGRILSETGIESTSINTKSFETLVKLKESTTNDSFDLFSGLFIHNRFAKQELMNLEHAFQMVKKKLLQTANEEQIPNKSNHQMDSC, via the exons ATGTCTTCTTCATCTGATTCCTTTTCCTCACAGACACTAAATATAGGCATAGTCGGTTTTGGCACATTTGGGCAGTTCCTGGCAAAGACAATGATCCAACAAGGCCATACCATAAGTGCAACTTCTCGGACAGATTATTCCCAGCTGTGTCATCAATTGGGTATTTCCTTCTTCAG GGATGTAGCTGCATTCGTTGAAGCAGATAACGATGTCATATTGCTAAGCACATCCATCCTATCTCTATCAAAGATGCTCAAGTCAATCCCATTCCGTTGCCTTAAACGCCGGACACTCTTCGTCGACGTGCTTTCCGTCAAAGAACACCCAAGAGACGTTCTCTTGCAA GTTTTGCCAGAGGAAATGGACTTGCTTTGCACTCATCCCATGTTTGGACCCGAAAGTGGCAAAAGTGGGTGGGAAGATCTTGTTTTAATGTATGACAAAGTTCGGGTGAGGGATGAAGCTACGTGTTCCAGCTTCCTACGCATCTTTGAACGTCAG GGTTGcagaatgatgcaaatgtcCTGTGAAGAACATGACAGACTGGCTGCTAGGAGTCAATTTCTTACTCATGCTATCGGCAG GATTTTGTCAGAAACCGGAATTGAATCTACGTCAATTAACACCAAAAGCTTCGAAACACTAGTTAAATTG AAAGAGAGCACCACCAATGATAGTTTCGATCTGTTCAGCGGATTATTCATCCATAACAGATTTGCCAAACAAGAG TTGATGAATCTAGAGCATGCTTTTCAAATGGtcaagaagaagctgctacaGACGGCGAACGAAGAGCAAATTCCCAACAAGTCTAACCATCAAATGGACTCTTGCTAA